TGGTATCGCAGCAGAATTTCACCAAGATCATCTTGACGTGGAGGAGAGGCATTATGAGGACGTTATTCATCTTTTTTTGTGCAGTCGTTCTGGCAATGGCTCTATGCGGGACTGAGGGAGCCCATGCCCTTGAGCTGATGACGAACGGCGGCTTTGAGACCGGGGATCTGACGGGCTGGTCCCATTACGGCGACACGAGTTATTCAGGCGTGGACGGCGCTAAGCCGCACACCGGCAGGTATGGCTTTTATGCCGGTCCGACGAGCGACATGGCCTTTCTCGATCAGAGCCTTCAGACCGTAGCTGGGCAGGAGTATACATTGAGCTTCTGGATGAGCAGGGACCCGCAGGGCAGTCCTT
The genomic region above belongs to Nitrospirota bacterium and contains:
- a CDS encoding carbohydrate binding domain-containing protein, translated to MRTLFIFFCAVVLAMALCGTEGAHALELMTNGGFETGDLTGWSHYGDTSYSGVDGAKPHTGRYGFYAGPTSDMAFLDQSLQTVAGQEYTLSFWMSRDPQGSPFEEPFNWFTALWDGVPVLDRGNFFEQDYTLYSFTVQAASTGSLLTFGLFDSQSFINLDDVSVTGPDVPPSAVPEPGTIVLLGAGLGGIIVARRISRA